The Haloplanus sp. CK5-1 genome contains a region encoding:
- a CDS encoding CopG family transcriptional regulator codes for MRTSFNIPDRVVEEFDRVWQDEGLANRSRAVREAMQEYIEAHSRLEETTGEVVALVGFDYRHHEVIRELHSVQHEYQDVILNTSHTHQGKWCLESLFCRGPIERVRALIYELRDFDGVNRVKSMLIRDRA; via the coding sequence ATGCGGACGAGTTTCAACATCCCGGACCGCGTCGTCGAGGAGTTCGACCGAGTCTGGCAAGACGAAGGCCTCGCTAACCGCTCGCGAGCTGTCCGCGAAGCCATGCAGGAGTACATAGAGGCGCACTCTCGACTCGAAGAGACGACTGGCGAGGTGGTCGCGCTGGTCGGATTCGATTACCGGCACCACGAAGTGATTCGGGAACTCCACAGCGTCCAGCACGAGTACCAGGACGTGATTCTCAATACCAGCCATACCCACCAAGGGAAGTGGTGTCTCGAATCGCTGTTCTGTCGTGGCCCCATCGAACGAGTCCGTGCACTCATCTACGAGCTTCGGGATTTCGACGGTGTGAACCGAGTAAAGTCGATGCTCATTCGTGACCGCGCCTGA
- a CDS encoding IS6 family transposase — MAESERLSKCIEWIDLSFVERKRTPEWAIQVGIRCHLAGMSTRDASQFLDELGVKRSHVAVHNWVHKADLQQISTVSADQLAVDEKVIRINGDDYWLYGAVDPQTNEILQFRLFPATTKQTTRWFLTELHRQYRLDGVEFLVDDADYLVNVLDEDGYRFQMISHGNRNAIERVFWEIEQRTSSFATSFRHVEPQTAESWLKALAVRHNSRQS; from the coding sequence ATGGCAGAATCCGAACGCCTCAGCAAGTGTATCGAGTGGATCGACTTGTCGTTTGTGGAGCGAAAGCGGACTCCCGAGTGGGCGATTCAAGTGGGTATCCGGTGTCATCTCGCAGGTATGTCAACAAGGGATGCCAGTCAGTTTCTCGATGAGTTGGGAGTCAAACGTAGTCACGTCGCGGTTCACAACTGGGTGCACAAGGCCGATCTACAGCAAATTTCGACGGTGAGTGCGGATCAACTCGCGGTCGACGAGAAAGTGATCCGCATCAACGGCGACGACTACTGGCTGTACGGTGCCGTCGATCCCCAAACGAACGAAATCCTGCAGTTCAGGCTGTTTCCAGCGACGACGAAACAGACGACGCGATGGTTTCTGACCGAGCTGCATCGGCAATATCGGCTAGATGGCGTCGAATTTCTCGTCGATGACGCCGATTATCTAGTGAACGTCCTCGACGAAGATGGGTACCGATTCCAGATGATTTCACACGGGAATCGGAATGCCATCGAACGTGTCTTTTGGGAGATAGAACAACGAACCTCATCGTTCGCAACTAGTTTCAGACATGTCGAACCGCAGACAGCAGAATCGTGGCTCAAAGCCCTCGCCGTCCGGCACAACTCACGCCAAAGTTAA
- a CDS encoding cold-shock protein: MANGKVDFFNDTGGYGFISTDDGDLDDDEDVFFHMEDVGGEDLTEGTEVEFDIESSPKGPRAAGVVRQ; this comes from the coding sequence ATGGCAAACGGTAAGGTTGACTTCTTCAACGACACTGGCGGCTACGGTTTCATTTCGACTGACGACGGCGACCTCGACGACGACGAAGACGTTTTCTTCCACATGGAAGACGTTGGCGGTGAGGATCTGACGGAAGGTACTGAGGTCGAGTTCGACATCGAGTCCTCGCCCAAAGGGCCTCGCGCGGCAGGCGTCGTCCGGCAGTAA
- a CDS encoding DUF4112 domain-containing protein yields MNSNGEADLSDAFDDSLENVPKSVDRAALERMQTVAYVLDDSIRVPGMDYRVGLDPLLGSIPVVGDIASGAFSLYIVLESARLGVGYTTLVAMIANVSLDVAGGMIPYAGTVFDAVWKANKRNLELVIEDLTDDDSNSGHAEDESSESESGGVEIEVETPSA; encoded by the coding sequence ATGAACAGTAACGGAGAGGCGGACCTATCGGACGCGTTTGACGACAGTCTAGAGAACGTCCCGAAGTCTGTCGACCGGGCCGCCCTCGAGCGGATGCAAACAGTGGCGTATGTCCTCGACGATAGTATCCGTGTGCCGGGCATGGACTACCGCGTCGGTCTCGACCCGTTGCTGGGTTCGATTCCGGTCGTAGGAGACATCGCCAGCGGCGCGTTCTCGCTGTACATCGTACTCGAATCGGCTCGGCTCGGTGTCGGATACACGACATTGGTGGCGATGATTGCGAACGTCTCGCTAGACGTGGCCGGAGGCATGATTCCGTACGCTGGCACCGTTTTCGACGCCGTCTGGAAGGCCAACAAGCGTAACCTCGAACTCGTGATCGAGGACCTCACCGACGACGACAGCAACAGCGGCCACGCCGAGGACGAATCATCGGAGAGTGAGAGCGGGGGCGTCGAGATCGAGGTCGAAACCCCAAGTGCCTGA
- a CDS encoding transposase, producing the protein MPPALSIEWTTSEHTAWLVDRFEDDDEYAELESFAHLQQVLDEQCYRIAELEDDDDEDDSADQRQPGDDSSPDWQPLRTYTSPEESTNTEQNEENTGSSGENADDQSDHVGLKEPDEIDSGTMQNPHDEDATYRSKNGEDYHGYKANVAETCNGENPFRLITAVRVDTNNTDDGDLLDEDVTTLSTETGLRDLLVDGGYTHKEVEKRCRDQEITQHFSGIVGQRPGAEKMSLAAPEWDGTRMVACPAGHEPFDQNHYETGRISGKMEKEFCDECPHRESCFVKEQQKHYSYGFRERRVEIAQRRKRLDDPAEQEFLKLRAGAESLINEMYHKDGEKTKFAGKIKVKNGSIAKAIGRNLKRASGFLESEAKQEKSAG; encoded by the coding sequence TTGCCACCGGCGCTATCGATAGAGTGGACAACTAGCGAGCATACCGCGTGGCTTGTTGATCGGTTCGAAGATGACGATGAATACGCCGAGTTGGAGAGCTTTGCTCATCTTCAGCAGGTTCTCGACGAACAGTGTTATCGCATTGCTGAACTCGAAGATGACGATGATGAGGACGATTCTGCTGACCAACGCCAGCCCGGTGACGACTCGTCACCGGACTGGCAACCACTCCGAACGTACACCTCTCCCGAAGAGAGTACCAACACTGAACAAAATGAAGAAAACACAGGCTCATCCGGAGAAAACGCCGATGACCAGTCCGATCACGTCGGGCTGAAAGAGCCCGACGAGATCGACAGTGGCACGATGCAAAACCCTCACGATGAGGACGCAACCTACCGCTCGAAGAACGGTGAGGACTATCACGGATACAAGGCGAATGTAGCGGAGACGTGCAATGGTGAGAATCCATTCCGACTCATCACTGCGGTTCGGGTCGATACCAACAACACGGACGACGGCGACCTCCTTGACGAGGACGTAACGACCCTCTCAACTGAGACTGGGTTACGTGACCTGCTCGTGGATGGCGGGTACACGCACAAGGAAGTAGAGAAGCGCTGCCGTGATCAGGAGATCACGCAGCACTTCTCTGGAATCGTCGGTCAACGGCCTGGAGCGGAAAAGATGTCGCTGGCTGCGCCGGAGTGGGACGGGACGAGAATGGTTGCGTGTCCTGCCGGACACGAACCATTCGACCAGAACCACTACGAAACCGGTCGTATTTCTGGAAAGATGGAGAAGGAGTTCTGTGACGAGTGTCCGCACAGAGAGAGCTGTTTCGTCAAGGAACAACAGAAACACTATAGCTACGGTTTCAGAGAACGGCGGGTAGAAATTGCGCAGCGACGCAAGCGGTTAGATGACCCGGCTGAACAGGAGTTTCTGAAGTTACGTGCCGGCGCTGAGTCGTTGATCAACGAGATGTATCACAAAGACGGGGAGAAAACGAAGTTCGCAGGAAAAATCAAGGTGAAAAACGGGTCAATAGCGAAAGCTATCGGGAGAAACCTGAAGCGAGCCTCCGGATTCTTGGAATCGGAGGCGAAGCAAGAGAAATCGGCGGGATAG
- a CDS encoding ISH3 family transposase produces MRLPKLKRILTDPDEYISNSQLKSLSMELLELIPMEGIEGSGLDSEEIMEVVLRAAVDTTSVNGVTTNTEDTPNREPVMDWLHTLEKEPMLDAVNDILALVAMTVLDRGGSRTICLDFMDNPFHGHPDDEDEFRRMEARDGTTKCHRYCTAFVIAQGKPLTLAVEPVDGEDSKADAVERVLARVETYPFETDQILMDRDAFVGELIGVLRETAPPVFPVITRKDSLREKLAVTASHMTEETVCEDKEYEQTYPLAVNVTYQNGDRGKSGLKQTGYAAYGLEDRTPQQVAQVYNHRSRIEKSYEKFREARALTTTPSTIIRLFYVGVGFLLEQLWLVLQWAVLARPRRGGRALPTDFTFSDGFLHGIEQVLDDELGWKQKHRTNSEGLPPGYEHGLG; encoded by the coding sequence ATGAGGCTACCAAAACTCAAACGCATCCTCACAGATCCGGACGAGTACATTTCGAACAGCCAGTTGAAGTCTCTTAGCATGGAGTTGCTTGAGCTGATACCGATGGAAGGAATCGAGGGCTCTGGCCTCGATTCCGAGGAGATCATGGAAGTCGTCTTACGAGCTGCTGTTGACACAACCTCAGTCAACGGCGTCACAACGAATACTGAGGACACGCCAAACCGCGAGCCAGTGATGGACTGGTTGCACACCCTGGAGAAAGAGCCGATGCTCGATGCTGTCAACGATATCCTCGCACTGGTGGCAATGACGGTTCTCGACCGCGGCGGGTCGAGAACCATCTGTCTGGACTTCATGGACAATCCGTTCCACGGTCATCCAGACGACGAGGACGAGTTCAGGAGAATGGAAGCACGGGACGGAACCACGAAGTGTCACCGGTACTGTACTGCGTTCGTCATCGCGCAGGGAAAGCCACTAACACTGGCAGTTGAACCAGTTGATGGCGAGGACAGCAAGGCCGACGCGGTCGAGCGCGTGCTCGCCCGCGTCGAGACATATCCATTCGAGACCGACCAGATCCTCATGGACAGAGACGCCTTCGTCGGGGAGTTAATCGGTGTTCTTCGGGAGACAGCACCGCCAGTCTTTCCGGTCATAACCCGGAAAGACTCGCTCCGGGAGAAACTTGCTGTCACTGCTTCGCATATGACAGAAGAGACGGTCTGTGAAGACAAAGAGTACGAACAGACGTATCCGCTGGCAGTGAACGTCACCTACCAGAACGGTGATCGTGGAAAATCAGGGCTCAAACAAACGGGCTACGCGGCGTACGGTCTGGAAGACCGCACGCCGCAGCAAGTGGCGCAGGTCTACAACCATCGGTCACGGATCGAGAAGAGCTATGAGAAGTTCCGCGAAGCGCGTGCTTTGACAACGACGCCATCGACGATAATTCGGCTCTTCTACGTGGGTGTCGGGTTCCTGTTGGAGCAGTTGTGGCTCGTGTTGCAATGGGCAGTGCTCGCCCGGCCACGGCGTGGCGGGCGAGCACTCCCGACAGATTTCACGTTCAGTGATGGGTTTCTCCACGGGATCGAGCAGGTGTTAGACGATGAGCTCGGCTGGAAGCAAAAGCATCGGACAAACAGTGAAGGGTTACCACCAGGATACGAGCACGGACTCGGCTGA
- a CDS encoding transposase produces the protein MFKENNEYQQEKLFSPVKNLSTSIEEKLQNHWSTHFHQHIFTQIDETKFERLYHDGYSRPNKPVNELVSLEIIKHLLGLSDEELEYAYIFDFRVRNALGKETLGDNICQKTFTNFRRRLMEHEEETGQDLLHEVFEDHRNYFQEEFEIDASTQRMDSTFIEANIKQLSRVDLFAKVLHNFLCDLPEEIVQELPAGIDEFADTDNLELSYQLEPGEIPATMETLAEHR, from the coding sequence GTGTTTAAAGAAAATAACGAGTATCAACAGGAAAAGCTATTTTCGCCTGTAAAGAACCTTTCTACCAGTATTGAAGAGAAATTACAAAATCACTGGTCAACTCATTTTCATCAACATATATTTACTCAGATAGATGAAACAAAGTTCGAGCGGCTATACCACGACGGGTATAGCCGTCCGAACAAGCCCGTCAATGAGCTTGTCTCACTGGAGATTATCAAACACCTGCTTGGTCTCTCTGACGAAGAACTTGAATACGCCTATATCTTCGATTTTCGCGTCAGAAACGCACTTGGGAAAGAAACACTCGGCGACAACATCTGCCAAAAGACGTTCACCAATTTCCGCCGGCGGTTGATGGAACACGAAGAAGAGACTGGTCAGGATCTGTTACACGAGGTTTTCGAAGATCATCGCAACTATTTCCAAGAAGAGTTTGAGATCGATGCCAGTACGCAGCGGATGGATTCAACGTTTATCGAGGCGAACATCAAGCAACTCTCCCGTGTTGATCTCTTCGCCAAAGTTCTCCACAACTTCCTGTGCGATCTCCCTGAGGAGATCGTACAGGAGTTGCCCGCTGGTATCGACGAGTTCGCAGACACCGATAACTTGGAACTGTCCTACCAGCTTGAACCAGGCGAGATTCCAGCAACCATGGAAACACTCGCTGAGCATCGCTAG
- a CDS encoding ISH3 family transposase, which yields MEFPRLKRILTDPDEYISSSQLKSLSMELLELIPMEGIEGSGLDSEEIMEVVLRAAVDTTSVNGVTTNTEDTPNREPVMDWLHTLEKEPMLDAVNDILALVAMTVLDRGGSRTICLDFMDNPFHGHPDDEDEFRRMEARDGTTKCHRYCTAFVIAQGKPLTLAVEPVDGEDSKADAVERVLARVETYPFETDQILMDRDAFVGELIGILRETAPPVFPVITRKDSLRKKLSKAASHMTEETICEGKEHEQTYPLAVNVTYQNGDRGKSGVKATGYAAYGLEDRTPAQVATTYNKRSRIEKSYEKFREARALTTTPSTTIRLFYVGVGFLLEQLWLVLQWAVLARPRRGGRALPKTFAFGDAFLHGIERVLDDELGWKEKYRTNGEGLPAGYEHGLG from the coding sequence ATGGAGTTCCCAAGACTCAAACGCATCCTCACAGATCCGGACGAGTACATTTCGAGCAGCCAGTTGAAGTCTCTTAGCATGGAGTTGCTTGAGCTGATACCGATGGAAGGAATCGAGGGCTCCGGCCTCGATTCCGAGGAAATCATGGAAGTCGTCTTACGAGCTGCTGTTGACACAACCTCCGTCAACGGTGTCACGACGAACACTGAGGACACGCCAAACCGCGAGCCAGTGATGGACTGGTTGCACACCTTGGAGAAAGAGCCGATGCTTGATGCTGTCAACGATATCCTCGCACTGGTGGCGATGACGGTTCTCGACCGCGGCGGGTCGAGAACCATCTGTCTGGACTTCATGGACAATCCGTTCCACGGTCATCCAGACGACGAGGACGAGTTCAGGAGAATGGAAGCACGAGATGGAACCACGAAGTGTCACCGGTACTGTACTGCGTTCGTCATCGCGCAGGGAAAGCCACTCACACTGGCGGTTGAACCAGTTGACGGCGAGGACAGCAAGGCCGACGCGGTCGAGCGCGTGCTCGCCCGCGTCGAAACATACCCATTCGAGACCGACCAGATCCTCATGGACAGGGACGCCTTTGTCGGGGAGTTAATCGGTATTCTTCGGGAGACAGCACCGCCAGTCTTTCCGGTCATAACCCGGAAAGACTCGCTCCGGAAGAAACTCTCCAAGGCCGCGTCACACATGACCGAAGAGACGATTTGCGAAGGGAAAGAGCACGAACAGACGTATCCACTGGCGGTGAACGTTACCTATCAGAACGGTGACCGCGGAAAGTCTGGTGTGAAAGCGACAGGATACGCGGCGTACGGTCTGGAAGACCGCACGCCCGCGCAAGTCGCTACGACCTACAACAAGCGTTCACGGATAGAGAAGAGCTACGAGAAGTTCCGAGAAGCGCGTGCCCTGACAACAACGCCATCGACGACAATCCGGCTGTTCTACGTGGGCGTGGGGTTTCTGTTAGAGCAGTTGTGGCTCGTGTTACAGTGGGCCGTGCTCGCCCGACCACGGCGGGGCGGGCGAGCACTTCCGAAAACATTCGCGTTTGGTGACGCGTTTTTGCACGGGATCGAACGGGTGTTAGACGACGAACTCGGCTGGAAAGAGAAGTACCGGACTAACGGAGAAGGACTGCCAGCAGGATACGAACACGGACTCGGTTGA
- a CDS encoding AbrB/MazE/SpoVT family DNA-binding domain-containing protein has product MTKVDSKGRIVLAKEVRERLGITPGTEVDIHEEDGKAVVEPEDNPEQIIERMEQLITETSSERGETRPIEDGADPIAQKHGDAVRRGAEEPSNG; this is encoded by the coding sequence ATGACGAAGGTAGATTCAAAGGGGCGAATCGTCCTCGCAAAGGAGGTGCGCGAACGTCTCGGTATCACCCCCGGGACAGAAGTAGACATCCACGAAGAAGACGGAAAAGCAGTTGTTGAACCTGAAGACAACCCTGAACAGATTATCGAACGCATGGAACAACTCATCACGGAAACGTCATCCGAGCGGGGAGAGACGAGACCAATTGAAGACGGGGCTGATCCCATCGCCCAGAAGCACGGAGACGCGGTTCGAAGAGGCGCGGAAGAACCCAGCAATGGGTGA